The following proteins come from a genomic window of Mycolicibacterium rufum:
- a CDS encoding FAD-dependent oxidoreductase: MTEHAIVIGASLGGLCAARVLSDVFDRVTIYERDHLPDGPANRAAVPQGRHVHLLMARGAQEFESLFPGLLDDMVAAGVPILENRPDCIHFGAAGHVLGTQHRLQDEFTAYVPSRPHLEWQIRRRVLDIPNVTLVGEGVDEPVYDGRRVTGIRVAGATVDADLVVDATGRGTRLPVWLEQWGFARPTEDTVNVGIGYATHQVRIPEGLFAEKVVVAGASREHPVGLGMLYYEDGTWGLTTFGIAKVEPPNDFAGMCALADEMLPPHVSAALRLGEPIGEVAFHKYPTSRWRRYDKLDRFPDGILPFGDAVASFNPTFGQGMTMTSLQAGHLQRALRDPGDSLGLTFAKATAKTTWPVWTMNAIGDLTLHRAEGPMPWWYRPVGSLFDQFLGAAETDPVLAEWFLRRFSLLDNLYMVPSAKLVGRTVRHNMALWAAEKRGRARSRRSRETVASAPAPSA; encoded by the coding sequence ATGACAGAACACGCGATCGTCATCGGCGCCAGCCTCGGGGGGCTGTGCGCGGCCAGAGTGCTCTCCGACGTCTTCGACCGCGTCACGATCTATGAGCGCGACCATCTCCCGGACGGGCCGGCCAACCGTGCCGCGGTGCCGCAGGGCCGCCACGTGCACCTGCTGATGGCGCGCGGCGCGCAGGAATTCGAGTCGCTGTTCCCCGGTCTGCTCGACGACATGGTGGCCGCCGGGGTGCCGATCCTGGAGAACCGGCCCGACTGCATCCACTTCGGGGCGGCGGGCCATGTGCTCGGCACCCAGCACCGGCTGCAGGACGAGTTCACCGCGTACGTGCCGAGCCGGCCGCACCTGGAGTGGCAGATCCGCCGCCGCGTGCTCGACATCCCGAACGTGACGCTGGTCGGCGAGGGCGTCGACGAACCGGTGTACGACGGGCGCCGGGTCACCGGGATCAGGGTGGCGGGTGCGACGGTCGACGCCGATCTGGTGGTCGACGCGACGGGGCGTGGCACGCGGTTGCCGGTGTGGTTGGAGCAGTGGGGTTTTGCGCGCCCGACCGAGGACACCGTCAACGTCGGCATCGGTTATGCCACCCACCAGGTCCGCATCCCGGAGGGGTTGTTCGCCGAGAAGGTGGTGGTCGCCGGTGCGTCGCGGGAGCACCCGGTGGGCCTGGGCATGCTGTACTACGAGGACGGCACCTGGGGTCTGACGACGTTCGGCATCGCAAAGGTCGAGCCGCCCAACGATTTCGCGGGCATGTGCGCGCTGGCCGACGAGATGCTGCCCCCGCACGTCAGCGCCGCCCTGCGCCTGGGCGAACCGATCGGCGAAGTGGCGTTCCACAAGTATCCGACCAGCCGCTGGCGCCGCTACGACAAACTCGACCGGTTCCCGGACGGGATCCTGCCGTTCGGCGACGCGGTGGCGAGCTTCAATCCGACGTTCGGGCAGGGCATGACGATGACGTCGCTGCAGGCGGGTCATCTGCAGCGCGCGCTGCGCGATCCCGGCGACAGCCTCGGTTTGACGTTCGCGAAGGCCACCGCGAAGACGACGTGGCCGGTGTGGACGATGAACGCGATCGGCGACCTCACGCTGCACCGGGCCGAGGGGCCGATGCCGTGGTGGTACCGCCCCGTGGGCTCGCTGTTCGACCAGTTCCTGGGCGCGGCCGAGACGGATCCCGTTCTGGCGGAATGGTTTCTGCGCCGGTTCAGCCTGCTCGACAACCTCTACATGGTGCCGTCGGCGAAGCTGGTGGGCCGCACTGTCCGGCACAACATGGCGCTGTGGGCGGCCGAGAAGCGCGGGCGGGCTAGATCCCGACGGTCACGCGAAACAGTCGCGTCGGCTCCTGCGCCATCAGCCTGA
- the manA gene encoding mannose-6-phosphate isomerase, class I, with protein MHLLRGAVRTYAWGSRTAIAEFTGAPSPTPHPEAELWFGAHPGDPAHLQTEHGDRSLLDALRADPESELGQVVRGRFGDSLPFLVKVLAADEPLSLQAHPSTEQAIEGFTREERMGIPVNAPTRNYRDRSHKPEIIVALSPFEALAGFAPAARSVALMRALGVADLDPFINLLAGQSDADGLRALFTTWITFPQPDLDVLVPAVLDGAINYLRSGEQEFAREAKTVLELGERYPGDAGVLASMLLNRLSLQPGEAIYLPAGNLHAYLSGVGVEVMANSDNVLRGGLTPKHVDVPELLRVLDFAPAVDIVVHPDAVRDGAELVYPTPAPEFALSVLTVDGEHLGHEIDAPTRHDGPQILLCTQGEATVHAKTSAVTLRRGAAAWVAADDGPIRLMAQEPTRLFRVTVGI; from the coding sequence GTGCATCTGCTCAGGGGTGCGGTGCGGACCTACGCGTGGGGTTCGAGAACCGCGATCGCAGAGTTCACCGGGGCGCCGAGCCCCACCCCGCATCCGGAAGCCGAGCTGTGGTTCGGGGCGCACCCCGGGGACCCGGCGCACCTGCAGACCGAGCACGGGGACCGCTCCCTGCTCGACGCGCTGCGCGCCGACCCGGAAAGCGAACTGGGGCAGGTGGTCCGGGGCCGCTTCGGCGACTCGCTGCCCTTCCTGGTCAAGGTGCTCGCCGCCGACGAGCCGCTCTCGCTGCAGGCCCACCCCAGCACCGAGCAGGCCATCGAGGGTTTCACCCGCGAGGAGCGGATGGGCATCCCCGTCAACGCCCCGACTCGTAACTACCGCGACCGCAGCCACAAGCCGGAGATCATCGTGGCGCTCAGCCCGTTCGAGGCGCTGGCCGGGTTCGCCCCCGCCGCCCGGTCGGTGGCTCTGATGCGCGCGCTCGGCGTGGCCGACCTGGATCCGTTCATCAACCTGCTCGCCGGGCAGTCCGACGCCGACGGGTTGCGCGCGCTCTTCACGACGTGGATCACGTTCCCGCAGCCCGATCTCGACGTGCTGGTGCCCGCCGTGCTCGACGGCGCGATCAACTACCTGCGCTCCGGCGAACAGGAATTCGCGCGCGAAGCCAAGACCGTGCTCGAACTCGGCGAGCGCTATCCCGGTGACGCCGGCGTGCTCGCCTCGATGCTGCTCAACCGGCTCTCCTTGCAGCCCGGCGAGGCGATCTACCTGCCCGCAGGCAACCTGCACGCCTACCTGTCCGGCGTCGGCGTCGAGGTGATGGCCAACTCGGACAACGTGCTGCGCGGCGGCCTGACCCCCAAGCACGTCGACGTGCCCGAACTGCTCCGCGTGCTCGACTTCGCCCCGGCCGTCGACATCGTCGTCCACCCCGACGCGGTGCGCGACGGCGCCGAACTGGTCTATCCCACGCCCGCACCGGAATTCGCGCTGTCGGTGCTGACCGTCGACGGCGAACACCTCGGCCACGAGATCGACGCACCCACCCGCCACGACGGCCCGCAGATCCTGCTGTGCACCCAGGGCGAAGCGACCGTGCACGCGAAGACGTCGGCGGTGACGCTGCGGCGCGGCGCCGCGGCGTGGGTGGCCGCCGACGACGGGCCGATCAGGCTGATGGCGCAGGAGCCGACGCGACTGTTTCGCGTGACCGTCGGGATCTAG
- a CDS encoding phosphomannomutase/phosphoglucomutase produces MSRPAEAVQRVIKAYDVRGLVGEEIDEEFVTEVGAAFARLVRDTARQVVIGHDMRESSPVLSTAFAAGVTSQGLDVVRIGLASTDQLYFASGLLDCPGAMFTASHNPAAYNGIKLCRAGAKPVGKDSGLSTISDDVIAGVPTYDGPHGTISDRDVLADYGDFLRSLVDVSKLRPLKVAVDAGNGMAGHTTPGVLGPIPSITLSPLYFELDGTFPNHEANPLDPANLVDLQAYVLETGADIGLAFDGDADRCFVVDERGRAVSPSAVTALVAARELTREIGATIIHNLITSRAVPELVVERGGTPLRSRVGHSYIKGLMAETGAIFGGEHSAHYYFRDFWGADSGMLAALHVLAALGEQDRPLSEMMADYERYESSGEINYTVEDAPKIVDAVLAAFGSRVHAMDHLDGVTVDLGDGSWFNLRMSNTEPLLRLNVEARTPEEVTALVDEIGTLITSGAQEFT; encoded by the coding sequence ATGTCCCGGCCCGCCGAGGCGGTACAGCGCGTCATCAAGGCGTATGACGTGCGCGGACTCGTCGGCGAGGAGATCGACGAGGAGTTCGTCACCGAGGTCGGCGCCGCCTTCGCGCGGCTGGTCCGCGACACCGCGCGCCAGGTCGTCATCGGCCATGACATGCGGGAGAGCTCCCCGGTGCTCTCGACCGCGTTCGCCGCGGGGGTGACGAGCCAGGGTCTCGACGTCGTCCGCATCGGCCTGGCCTCCACCGACCAGCTCTACTTCGCCTCCGGTCTGCTCGACTGCCCGGGCGCGATGTTCACCGCGAGCCACAACCCCGCCGCCTACAACGGCATCAAGCTGTGCCGCGCCGGTGCCAAACCCGTCGGCAAGGACTCCGGGCTGAGCACGATCAGCGACGACGTCATCGCCGGGGTGCCCACCTACGACGGGCCGCACGGCACCATCTCCGATCGCGACGTGCTCGCCGACTACGGCGACTTCCTGCGCTCGCTGGTCGACGTCAGCAAGCTGCGGCCCCTCAAGGTCGCCGTCGACGCCGGCAACGGCATGGCCGGCCACACCACCCCCGGTGTGCTCGGGCCCATCCCGTCGATCACGCTGTCGCCGCTGTACTTCGAACTCGACGGCACCTTCCCCAACCACGAGGCCAACCCGCTCGACCCGGCCAACCTCGTCGACCTGCAGGCCTACGTGCTCGAGACCGGAGCCGATATCGGGCTGGCGTTCGACGGCGACGCCGACCGCTGCTTCGTCGTCGACGAACGGGGCCGGGCCGTCTCGCCGTCGGCGGTCACCGCGCTGGTCGCCGCCCGGGAACTCACCCGCGAGATCGGCGCGACGATCATCCACAACCTGATCACCTCGCGCGCGGTGCCCGAACTCGTCGTCGAACGCGGCGGCACGCCGCTGCGCTCGCGGGTCGGCCACTCCTACATCAAGGGCCTGATGGCCGAGACCGGTGCGATCTTCGGCGGTGAGCACTCCGCGCACTACTACTTCCGCGACTTCTGGGGCGCCGACTCCGGCATGCTCGCCGCGCTGCACGTACTCGCCGCACTCGGCGAGCAGGACCGGCCGCTCTCGGAGATGATGGCCGACTACGAGCGCTACGAATCCTCCGGCGAGATCAACTACACCGTCGAGGACGCCCCGAAGATCGTCGACGCCGTGCTGGCCGCGTTCGGGTCGCGGGTGCACGCCATGGACCACCTCGACGGCGTCACCGTCGACCTCGGCGACGGCAGCTGGTTCAACCTGCGGATGTCGAACACCGAACCGCTGCTGCGCCTCAACGTCGAAGCCCGCACGCCCGAGGAGGTGACCGCGCTCGTCGACGAGATCGGCACGCTGATCACCTCGGGCGCACAGGAATTCACGTGA
- a CDS encoding DUF3499 domain-containing protein, with protein sequence MNVPRRCCRPGCPHYAVATLTFVYSDSTAVVGPLATVSEPHSWDLCVMHAGRITAPRGWELVRHAGPLPTHPDDDDLVALADAVREGREAPAGPVAGFSAFTDPVSGAQGGALMAPPVRRPEPTGRRRGHLRVLPDPTD encoded by the coding sequence GTGAATGTTCCCCGTCGCTGCTGCCGGCCTGGCTGCCCCCACTATGCGGTCGCGACGCTCACGTTCGTCTACTCCGACTCGACCGCCGTCGTCGGCCCCCTCGCCACCGTGTCCGAGCCGCACTCCTGGGACCTGTGCGTCATGCACGCCGGCCGCATCACCGCCCCCCGCGGCTGGGAATTGGTCCGCCACGCCGGACCGCTGCCGACCCACCCCGACGACGACGACCTGGTCGCGCTGGCCGACGCCGTCCGCGAGGGCCGCGAGGCCCCGGCCGGGCCGGTCGCCGGCTTCTCCGCCTTCACCGATCCCGTCAGCGGCGCCCAGGGTGGCGCGCTGATGGCCCCCCCCGTGCGCCGGCCCGAACCCACCGGGCGCCGCCGCGGGCATCTGCGCGTGCTGCCCGACCCCACCGACTGA
- a CDS encoding metallopeptidase family protein, producing MRGPLLPPTVPGWRSRAERFDMAVLEAYEPIERRWQDRVATLDVAVDEIPRISPKDPDSVQWPPEVIADGPIALARLIPAGVDVRGNSTRARIVLFRKPIERRAKDTVELTELLHELLVAQVATYLGVEPSVIDPTIDDD from the coding sequence ATGCGAGGACCGCTGCTGCCTCCCACCGTTCCGGGCTGGCGCAGCCGTGCGGAGCGTTTCGACATGGCGGTGCTGGAGGCCTACGAGCCGATCGAGCGGCGCTGGCAGGACCGGGTGGCGACGCTGGACGTCGCGGTCGACGAGATCCCCCGGATCTCGCCGAAGGACCCGGACAGTGTGCAGTGGCCGCCGGAGGTCATCGCCGACGGGCCGATCGCGCTGGCCCGGCTGATCCCGGCCGGGGTGGACGTCCGCGGGAATTCCACCCGGGCGCGAATTGTGCTGTTCCGCAAGCCGATCGAGCGACGGGCCAAAGACACCGTCGAGCTGACCGAGCTGCTGCATGAGCTACTGGTGGCGCAGGTCGCCACGTATCTGGGCGTGGAGCCGTCGGTGATCGACCCGACGATCGACGACGACTAG
- a CDS encoding WhiB family transcriptional regulator — translation MSLVPDPIDDELATDEDQWQERALCAQTDPEAFFPEKGGSTREAKRICQGCEVKDACLEYALAHDERFGIWGGLSERERRRIKRGII, via the coding sequence CTGAGCTTGGTGCCCGACCCGATCGACGACGAGCTGGCAACCGACGAGGACCAGTGGCAGGAGCGTGCCCTGTGCGCGCAGACCGACCCCGAGGCCTTCTTCCCGGAGAAGGGCGGCTCGACCCGCGAAGCCAAGCGCATCTGCCAGGGCTGCGAGGTCAAGGACGCGTGCCTGGAGTACGCCTTGGCCCACGATGAGCGCTTCGGCATCTGGGGTGGCCTGTCTGAGCGGGAGCGCCGGCGCATCAAGCGCGGCATCATCTAG
- the cofD gene encoding 2-phospho-L-lactate transferase, with the protein MKVTVLVGGVGGARFLLGVQYLLGLGQFGTNDTDEHDVTAVVNVGDDAWMFGVRICPDLDTCMYTLGGGIDPERGWGHANETWHAKEELAAYGVQPDWFGLGDRDLATHLVRTQMLRAGYPLSQITEALCRRWNPGVRLLPASDDRSETHVVITDPDDGEKKAIHFQEWWVRHRAQVPTESFAFVGADNATAAPGVTEAIEGADVVLIAPSNPVVSIGAILAVGGVRAALRATKAPVIGYSPIIAGKPLRGMADACLTVIGVDSTSEAVGAHYGARSGTGILDGWLVHTGDDAVVDGVTVRAAPLLMSEPAVTAEMVRAGLDLAGVSL; encoded by the coding sequence GTGAAGGTCACTGTTCTCGTCGGCGGCGTCGGGGGTGCGCGCTTCCTCCTGGGTGTCCAATATCTGTTGGGGCTGGGGCAGTTCGGCACCAACGATACCGATGAGCATGATGTGACTGCTGTGGTGAACGTGGGCGACGATGCGTGGATGTTCGGTGTGCGCATCTGTCCCGACCTCGACACGTGCATGTACACCCTCGGTGGCGGCATCGATCCCGAGCGGGGCTGGGGGCACGCCAACGAAACGTGGCACGCCAAGGAGGAACTCGCCGCCTACGGCGTGCAGCCCGACTGGTTCGGTCTCGGCGACCGGGATCTGGCCACCCATCTGGTCCGCACGCAGATGCTGCGCGCGGGCTATCCGCTCTCCCAGATCACCGAGGCGCTGTGCCGGCGGTGGAACCCCGGCGTGCGACTGCTGCCGGCCAGCGACGACCGCAGCGAAACCCACGTGGTGATCACCGATCCCGATGACGGGGAGAAGAAGGCCATCCACTTCCAGGAGTGGTGGGTGCGGCACCGCGCCCAGGTGCCGACCGAGAGCTTCGCATTCGTCGGCGCCGACAACGCCACGGCCGCACCGGGTGTCACCGAGGCGATCGAGGGCGCCGACGTCGTGCTGATCGCCCCGTCGAACCCCGTCGTCAGCATCGGCGCGATCCTCGCGGTCGGCGGCGTCCGCGCCGCGCTGCGGGCCACGAAGGCACCGGTGATCGGGTACTCCCCCATCATCGCGGGAAAGCCGTTGCGGGGCATGGCCGACGCCTGCCTGACGGTGATCGGCGTCGACAGCACCTCCGAGGCCGTCGGCGCGCATTACGGCGCCCGGTCGGGCACCGGCATCCTCGACGGCTGGCTGGTGCACACCGGCGACGACGCGGTGGTCGACGGTGTGACGGTGCGCGCGGCGCCGCTGCTGATGAGTGAGCCTGCGGTCACCGCCGAGATGGTGCGGGCGGGGCTGGATCTGGCCGGGGTCTCGTTGTGA
- a CDS encoding coenzyme F420-0:L-glutamate ligase, which translates to MSDHGTSARVELLPVPGLPEFRPGDDLAAAIAEAAPWLRDHDVVVVTSKVLSKCEGRIVDAPADPELRDTLRRRLIDNEAVRVLARKGRTLITENAIGLVQAAAGVDGSNVDSHELALLPVDPDGSAAALVAALRERLGVEVGVVVTDTMGRAWRTGQTDVAIGAAGLAVLHGYAGEHDQHGNELIVTEIAVADEIAAAADLVKGKLTAVPVAVVRGLTLRNDGSNARTLVRAGEEDLFWLGTEEALALGRSQAQLLRRSVRSFSDEPVAPELIESAVGEALTAPAPHHTRPVRFVWVRDHEVRVRLLDRMKEQWRTDLLGDGRDPASVERRVTRGQILYDAPELVIPFMVPDGAHSYPDAQRTAAEHTMFTVAVGAAVQGLLVGLAVRGVGSCWIGSTIFAADLVRAELELPADWEPLGAVAIGYAADGPAAPRPPVPTDGLLVVR; encoded by the coding sequence GTGAGTGACCACGGCACGTCGGCGCGGGTGGAACTGCTGCCGGTGCCGGGGCTTCCGGAGTTCCGGCCCGGTGACGACCTGGCCGCCGCGATCGCCGAGGCCGCGCCGTGGCTGCGCGATCACGACGTCGTCGTCGTCACCAGCAAGGTGCTATCCAAGTGCGAGGGCCGCATCGTCGACGCGCCCGCCGATCCGGAGCTGCGGGACACATTGCGCCGCAGGCTGATCGACAATGAGGCGGTGCGGGTGTTGGCCCGCAAGGGCCGCACGCTGATCACCGAGAACGCGATCGGGTTGGTGCAGGCCGCCGCGGGCGTGGACGGGTCGAACGTCGACTCGCACGAACTCGCCCTGCTGCCTGTCGATCCCGACGGCAGCGCCGCGGCGTTGGTCGCGGCGTTGCGGGAGCGGCTGGGTGTCGAGGTCGGCGTCGTCGTCACCGACACCATGGGCCGGGCCTGGCGGACGGGGCAGACCGACGTCGCGATCGGCGCGGCCGGGCTGGCGGTCCTACACGGCTATGCCGGCGAGCACGATCAGCACGGCAACGAGTTGATCGTCACCGAGATCGCGGTGGCCGACGAGATCGCCGCGGCGGCCGATCTGGTGAAGGGGAAGCTGACGGCGGTGCCCGTCGCGGTGGTGCGGGGGCTGACGCTGCGCAACGACGGGTCGAACGCGCGGACGCTGGTGCGCGCCGGCGAGGAGGACCTCTTCTGGCTGGGCACCGAGGAGGCGCTGGCGCTGGGGCGCTCGCAGGCGCAGTTGCTGCGCCGCTCGGTGCGCAGCTTCAGCGACGAACCGGTCGCGCCGGAGCTCATCGAGTCCGCGGTCGGTGAGGCGTTGACGGCGCCCGCCCCGCATCACACCCGACCGGTGCGGTTCGTGTGGGTGCGCGACCACGAGGTGCGGGTGCGGCTGCTTGACCGCATGAAGGAGCAGTGGCGGACGGATTTGCTCGGCGACGGGCGTGATCCCGCGTCGGTGGAGCGCCGTGTCACGCGGGGACAGATCCTCTATGACGCGCCGGAGCTGGTGATCCCGTTCATGGTGCCCGACGGCGCGCACAGTTATCCCGACGCGCAGCGGACTGCGGCCGAGCACACGATGTTCACGGTGGCGGTCGGCGCGGCGGTGCAGGGGCTGCTGGTCGGCCTGGCGGTGCGCGGGGTGGGCAGCTGCTGGATCGGGTCGACGATCTTCGCGGCGGATCTGGTGCGCGCCGAACTGGAGTTGCCTGCGGACTGGGAGCCGCTGGGGGCGGTGGCGATCGGCTATGCCGCCGACGGGCCTGCGGCCCCGCGTCCGCCGGTGCCGACCGACGGCCTACTGGTGGTCCGGTGA
- a CDS encoding NUDIX hydrolase, producing the protein MSLHQSAIDTLTAWRPADPAQESMRHALLAFLDAQPNGCLRESVPGHITGSALVLNHAGTHALLTLHPRFKRWLQLGGHCEPEDETLVAAALREATEESGIEGLTIDELPTALHVHPVTCSLGVPTRHLDVQFVARAPRGAEAERSDESLDLRWWPLDDLPDSSDFGLTQLATLARVHTSPPPAE; encoded by the coding sequence GTGAGCCTTCACCAGTCGGCGATCGACACCCTGACCGCTTGGCGGCCGGCCGACCCGGCGCAGGAGTCGATGCGCCACGCGCTGCTGGCGTTCCTCGATGCGCAGCCCAATGGGTGTCTGCGCGAGTCGGTGCCCGGCCACATCACAGGGTCGGCGCTGGTGCTCAATCACGCGGGCACGCATGCGTTGTTGACGTTGCACCCGCGGTTCAAGCGGTGGCTGCAACTCGGTGGGCACTGCGAGCCCGAGGACGAGACGCTGGTGGCCGCGGCGCTGCGCGAGGCGACCGAGGAGTCCGGCATCGAGGGCCTGACCATCGACGAGCTGCCGACCGCGCTGCACGTGCACCCGGTGACGTGCTCGCTGGGCGTGCCGACCCGTCACCTCGACGTGCAGTTCGTGGCGCGCGCGCCGCGGGGCGCCGAGGCCGAACGCAGTGACGAGTCCCTCGATCTGCGGTGGTGGCCGCTCGACGACCTGCCCGACTCGAGCGACTTCGGCCTCACCCAGCTGGCCACCCTCGCGAGAGTGCACACCTCTCCCCCTCCCGCGGAATAG